The following are encoded in a window of Nocardioides houyundeii genomic DNA:
- a CDS encoding GtrA family protein — MSQGPRFARRRRELGLFLRFGLVGASGVAVNLVALVVAKRLGPHPELPVWGLPLSDFNVRWYHLLSTFAFLVANLWNFQLNRSWTFRTTKHAKWWAEYWPFLAVGLLGQLLGLVLLTLLMHPGSVISLPTGLLDDSSGLRTRLYWGQLAVIVVVTPLSFVLNRLWTFAAVRANHPAVLPVPVGAGGEDPARQAHPDERVQDPQGLR, encoded by the coding sequence GTGAGCCAGGGACCCCGCTTTGCCAGACGTCGGCGCGAGCTGGGGCTCTTCCTCCGCTTCGGACTGGTGGGAGCCTCGGGGGTCGCCGTCAACCTGGTGGCCCTGGTCGTGGCCAAGAGACTCGGTCCGCACCCTGAGCTCCCGGTGTGGGGGTTGCCGCTCAGCGACTTCAACGTGCGCTGGTACCACCTGTTGTCCACCTTCGCGTTCCTGGTGGCGAACCTGTGGAACTTCCAGCTCAACCGCAGCTGGACGTTCCGGACGACCAAGCACGCCAAGTGGTGGGCGGAGTACTGGCCCTTCCTCGCCGTCGGCCTGCTCGGGCAGCTGCTGGGCCTGGTCCTGCTGACGCTGCTGATGCATCCGGGGTCGGTGATCTCGCTGCCCACCGGTCTGCTCGACGACTCCTCCGGTCTCCGGACGCGGCTGTACTGGGGCCAGCTGGCGGTCATCGTCGTGGTGACGCCGCTGTCCTTCGTGCTCAACCGCCTGTGGACCTTCGCGGCCGTACGGGCGAACCACCCGGCGGTGCTGCCGGTCCCGGTGGGGGCCGGCGGGGAGGACCCGGCTCGGCAGGCTCACCCGGATGAGCGCGTGCAGGATCCCCAGGGTCTGCGCTGA
- a CDS encoding RNA-binding protein: MLADALEHLVRGIVDHPDDVSVKDMRLRRGAVLEVRVHPDDLGKVIGRQGRTATAFRTVVYALAGKNRPQVDFVDVDQRR, from the coding sequence GTGCTGGCCGACGCTCTCGAGCACCTCGTCCGTGGCATCGTCGACCACCCGGACGACGTGTCCGTCAAGGACATGCGCCTGCGGCGAGGTGCCGTCCTGGAGGTCCGGGTTCACCCGGACGACCTGGGCAAGGTCATCGGTCGCCAGGGCAGGACGGCGACGGCCTTCCGCACGGTGGTCTATGCGCTCGCGGGCAAGAACCGGCCCCAGGTCGACTTCGTGGACGTCGACCAGCGTCGCTGA
- the rpsP gene encoding 30S ribosomal protein S16: MAVKIRLKRLGKIRVPQYRIVVVDSRKKRDGRVIEEIGKYHPKEEPSLIEVTSDRAQYWLGVGAQPTEAVEVLLKVTGDWQKFKGLPGTEGTLKVKEPKRDKLEIFNEALKDAASEPKGAAVTKKAKKDEKKAEEAPAAETPAETPSAETPEVAAEAAEASSEKA; this comes from the coding sequence GTGGCCGTCAAGATCCGTTTGAAGCGCCTGGGCAAGATCCGGGTGCCGCAGTACCGCATCGTCGTCGTGGACTCGCGCAAGAAGCGCGACGGCCGCGTCATCGAGGAGATCGGCAAGTACCACCCCAAGGAGGAGCCCTCGTTGATCGAGGTGACCTCCGACCGGGCGCAGTACTGGCTCGGGGTCGGCGCGCAGCCGACCGAGGCTGTCGAGGTGCTCCTGAAGGTGACCGGCGACTGGCAGAAGTTCAAGGGCCTGCCGGGCACCGAGGGCACCCTGAAGGTCAAGGAGCCCAAGCGCGACAAGCTCGAGATCTTCAACGAGGCGCTCAAGGACGCCGCCAGCGAGCCCAAGGGCGCTGCGGTGACCAAGAAGGCCAAGAAGGACGAGAAGAAGGCAGAGGAGGCCCCCGCGGCCGAGACCCCCGCCGAGACGCCGTCCGCCGAGACGCCCGAGGTTGCCGCGGAGGCCGCTGAGGCCTCGTCCGAGAAGGCCTGA
- a CDS encoding [protein-PII] uridylyltransferase has product MTAAERAARTSEADALCEAAYLQAGGPATGAALVAVGGYGRSELAPHSDLDVVLVHEDDVDPGALAVDLWYPLWDSTWKIDHSVRSFSQMTEAAEADLRVALGLLDVRHLAGDPSLTLRLRGSTLAAWRRSARHRLPELAALVRRRHESVGELAHVSVPDLKEAAGGLRDTGVLKALVATWLVDVPHAELEHERQALLDVRDLLHGLSHRPGDRIGPDVWPDLAAAAGLPDAETAQRMVRLMGRRVAHLSRLTWRRVDAVLARPRVTGPRRPRLDPLAPGVAASVGEVVLDGRVDPARDPLLLLRAACEAAERDLVLAPATVARLLRECPPLPEPWPEEARHLMVRLLASGHGLLAVWETLEETGGLAGILPEWERIHLLPHASTVHRFTVDRHVVETCVEASALIRRVSRPDLLMVAALLHDIGKGGLVEHSVAGEPIARGVAARMGFSEPDVDLIGNLVRWHLLLPEVATTRDVDDPATVGQVTGRVTTALALDLLAALTEADALAASEKAWSTWRAGLVGSLVARARRALESGTDGLPAPSSIPEVPVSAALAAGRTLVEIYVDGRDDGSRVTVLAPDRVGLLADVAAMLALHRTSVRGARAWSQGDLGVSEWEVADPALDAAVLRQRFEAIVADRPRTTERLRRPDPDGLDPAVAVRPEASRQATVLEVRAADRPGLLYHVLAAVAGLGMTVRSAHVDTLGPQAVDVFYLQEIGAQGLADDRAASAAHAVRAALTRSARTG; this is encoded by the coding sequence ATGACTGCCGCCGAGAGAGCCGCCCGCACCAGCGAGGCCGACGCGCTGTGCGAGGCGGCGTACCTCCAGGCGGGAGGACCGGCCACCGGCGCGGCCCTGGTGGCGGTCGGGGGCTACGGCAGGTCCGAGCTCGCCCCGCACTCCGACCTCGACGTGGTGCTGGTCCACGAGGACGATGTGGACCCGGGAGCACTCGCCGTCGACCTCTGGTACCCCCTGTGGGACAGCACCTGGAAGATCGACCACTCCGTCCGCTCCTTCTCCCAGATGACCGAGGCCGCCGAGGCCGACCTCAGGGTGGCCCTCGGACTGCTCGACGTACGGCACCTGGCGGGTGACCCGAGCCTGACCTTGAGACTGCGGGGCTCCACCCTGGCGGCGTGGCGGCGTTCTGCCCGCCACCGGCTGCCCGAGCTCGCCGCCCTGGTACGGCGCCGGCACGAGAGCGTCGGCGAGCTGGCCCACGTCTCGGTCCCCGACCTGAAGGAGGCAGCCGGCGGGCTGCGGGACACGGGTGTCCTCAAGGCGCTCGTCGCCACCTGGCTGGTCGACGTGCCCCACGCCGAGCTCGAGCACGAGCGCCAGGCGCTGCTGGACGTGCGTGACCTGTTGCACGGGCTGAGCCACCGTCCGGGAGACCGGATCGGACCGGACGTGTGGCCTGACCTGGCCGCAGCGGCCGGGCTGCCGGACGCCGAGACGGCGCAGCGGATGGTGCGCCTCATGGGGCGCCGGGTGGCCCACCTCTCGCGGCTGACGTGGCGGCGGGTGGACGCGGTCCTCGCCCGGCCCCGGGTGACCGGCCCTCGTCGTCCCCGGCTCGACCCGTTGGCGCCCGGAGTGGCCGCCTCGGTGGGGGAGGTGGTGCTGGACGGACGGGTGGACCCCGCGCGCGACCCGCTGCTCCTGCTCCGGGCGGCCTGCGAGGCAGCCGAGCGTGACCTGGTGCTCGCGCCTGCCACGGTGGCACGCCTGCTGAGGGAGTGCCCGCCGCTGCCGGAGCCCTGGCCCGAGGAGGCCCGGCACCTGATGGTGCGCCTGCTCGCCTCGGGTCACGGCCTGCTGGCGGTCTGGGAGACGTTGGAGGAGACCGGGGGACTGGCCGGCATCCTGCCCGAGTGGGAGCGGATCCACCTGCTGCCCCACGCCTCCACCGTCCACCGCTTCACCGTCGACCGACACGTGGTGGAGACGTGCGTGGAGGCCTCCGCACTGATCCGTCGGGTCTCGCGTCCTGACCTGCTCATGGTCGCGGCCCTGCTGCACGACATCGGCAAGGGCGGTCTGGTGGAGCACAGCGTCGCCGGCGAGCCGATCGCCCGCGGCGTCGCTGCCCGGATGGGGTTCTCCGAGCCCGACGTGGACCTCATCGGGAACCTGGTGCGCTGGCACCTGCTGTTGCCGGAGGTCGCCACGACGCGCGACGTCGACGACCCTGCCACCGTCGGCCAGGTGACCGGCCGGGTGACGACGGCGCTGGCGCTCGACCTGCTCGCCGCGCTCACCGAGGCCGATGCCCTGGCGGCCTCGGAGAAGGCGTGGTCCACCTGGCGAGCGGGCCTGGTGGGGTCCCTGGTGGCGAGGGCGCGTCGTGCCCTGGAGTCCGGGACCGACGGGCTCCCGGCGCCCTCCAGCATCCCGGAGGTGCCCGTCTCGGCGGCCCTCGCGGCCGGTCGGACGCTGGTGGAGATCTACGTCGACGGCCGCGACGACGGGTCCCGGGTGACCGTGCTGGCCCCTGATCGCGTCGGCCTGCTGGCCGACGTCGCGGCCATGCTGGCCCTGCACCGTACGTCGGTCAGAGGAGCACGCGCCTGGTCCCAGGGCGATCTCGGCGTCTCGGAGTGGGAGGTCGCCGACCCCGCGCTCGACGCGGCCGTGCTGCGCCAGCGGTTCGAGGCGATCGTGGCGGACCGGCCCCGGACGACCGAGCGGCTGCGTCGCCCGGACCCGGACGGACTGGACCCGGCGGTCGCGGTGCGCCCGGAGGCGTCGCGGCAGGCCACCGTCCTGGAGGTGCGGGCAGCGGACCGGCCCGGTCTGCTCTACCACGTGCTCGCCGCCGTCGCCGGTCTCGGCATGACCGTCCGCTCGGCGCACGTGGACACCCTGGGCCCGCAGGCGGTCGACGTGTTCTACCTCCAGGAGATCGGCGCCCAGGGCCTGGCCGACGACCGTGCCGCCTCGGCGGCCCACGCGGTGCGAGCGGCGCTGACCCGCTCGGCCAGGACCGGGTGA
- the ffh gene encoding signal recognition particle protein, which translates to MFATLSDRLADTFKNLRGKGRLSEADIDATAREIRIALLEADVALPVVKEFVGAVKERARGEEVSGALNPAQQIVKIVNEELVNILGGETRRLRYAKTGPTVIMLAGLQGAGKTTLAAKLALWLKEQDKTPLLVAADLQRPNAVKQLQVNGERVGVPVFAPEPGNGVGDPVAVARASVAEAKRTLHDVVIIDTAGRLGVDAELMKQAADIRDAVNPDEVLFVVDAMIGQDAVTTAQAFLSGVGYDGVVLTKLDGDARGGAALSIAAITGKPVMFASAGEKMTDFDLFHPDRMASRILDMGDMLTLIEQAEKAFDAETSAKAAEKLLGGKGDFTLDDFMQQMQQLRKLGSMTKIMGMLPGMGQYREQLENFDERELDRIQAIISSMTPAERANPKIIDGSRRARISKGSGTTVADVNQLVDRFFEARKMMQQMARGGMPGMPGMPGMGGGKKGKTAPKKGKAKRGSGNPAKAAQQKAAAAKAGKAALAPGAAAEGFDYEQAAAALDLPKDFSKFLK; encoded by the coding sequence TTGTTCGCCACACTCTCCGACCGCCTCGCCGACACCTTCAAGAACCTCCGTGGCAAGGGGAGGCTCTCCGAGGCCGACATCGACGCCACCGCGCGCGAGATCCGCATCGCGCTGCTGGAGGCCGACGTCGCGCTGCCCGTGGTCAAGGAGTTCGTCGGTGCCGTGAAGGAGCGGGCTCGCGGTGAGGAGGTCAGCGGCGCCCTGAACCCGGCGCAGCAGATCGTCAAGATCGTCAACGAGGAGCTCGTCAACATCCTCGGTGGCGAGACCCGTCGCCTCCGTTACGCCAAGACCGGCCCCACCGTGATCATGCTCGCCGGGCTTCAGGGCGCCGGCAAGACCACCTTGGCCGCCAAGCTGGCACTGTGGCTCAAGGAGCAGGACAAGACGCCGCTGCTGGTGGCCGCCGACCTGCAGCGCCCCAACGCCGTCAAGCAGCTGCAGGTCAACGGCGAGCGGGTCGGGGTGCCGGTCTTCGCGCCGGAGCCCGGCAACGGTGTGGGCGACCCGGTGGCGGTGGCCCGGGCCTCCGTGGCCGAGGCCAAGCGCACGCTGCACGACGTGGTCATCATCGACACCGCCGGACGGCTCGGCGTGGACGCCGAGCTGATGAAGCAGGCAGCCGACATCCGGGACGCCGTCAACCCGGACGAGGTGCTGTTCGTCGTCGACGCCATGATCGGCCAGGACGCGGTCACCACGGCCCAGGCGTTCCTGTCCGGCGTCGGCTACGACGGGGTGGTGCTCACCAAGCTCGACGGTGACGCCCGAGGCGGTGCCGCACTGTCCATCGCCGCCATCACCGGGAAGCCGGTCATGTTCGCCTCCGCCGGCGAGAAGATGACCGACTTCGACCTGTTCCACCCCGACCGCATGGCCTCGCGCATCCTCGACATGGGCGACATGCTCACCCTGATCGAGCAGGCGGAGAAGGCGTTCGACGCGGAGACGTCGGCGAAGGCCGCGGAGAAGCTGCTCGGTGGCAAGGGTGACTTCACCCTCGACGACTTCATGCAGCAGATGCAGCAGCTCCGCAAGCTCGGCTCGATGACGAAGATCATGGGGATGCTGCCCGGGATGGGGCAGTACCGCGAGCAGCTGGAGAACTTCGACGAGCGGGAGCTGGACCGGATCCAGGCCATCATCTCCTCGATGACCCCTGCGGAGCGGGCCAACCCCAAGATCATCGACGGCTCCCGTCGAGCCCGGATCTCCAAGGGCTCCGGCACCACGGTGGCCGACGTCAACCAGCTGGTCGACCGGTTCTTCGAGGCGCGCAAGATGATGCAGCAGATGGCGCGCGGGGGTATGCCGGGCATGCCCGGCATGCCGGGCATGGGCGGGGGCAAGAAGGGCAAGACCGCGCCCAAGAAGGGCAAGGCCAAGCGCGGATCGGGGAACCCCGCCAAGGCCGCCCAGCAGAAGGCGGCCGCGGCGAAGGCCGGCAAGGCTGCGCTGGCCCCGGGGGCGGCGGCCGAGGGCTTCGACTACGAGCAGGCTGCGGCAGCGCTGGACCTGCCCAAGGACTTCTCCAAGTTCCTCAAGTGA
- a CDS encoding P-II family nitrogen regulator, with amino-acid sequence MKLVTAVIKPHKWEDVREALETFGVAGMTVSEVSGYGRQKGHTEVYRGAEYDIALVPKIRIEIVIDDADVEDVVGIVVKTAQTGRIGDGKVWVSPVDTVVRVRTGDTDEAAL; translated from the coding sequence ATGAAGCTCGTCACCGCGGTGATCAAGCCGCACAAGTGGGAGGACGTCCGGGAGGCCCTGGAGACCTTCGGGGTCGCCGGGATGACCGTCTCCGAGGTCAGCGGGTACGGCCGTCAGAAGGGCCACACCGAGGTCTACCGTGGTGCGGAGTACGACATCGCGCTCGTGCCCAAGATCCGCATCGAGATCGTCATCGACGATGCCGACGTCGAGGACGTCGTGGGCATCGTGGTCAAGACCGCACAGACCGGGCGCATCGGGGACGGCAAGGTCTGGGTCAGCCCGGTCGACACCGTCGTCCGTGTCCGGACCGGCGACACCGACGAGGCTGCACTCTAG